The nucleotide sequence GTGCTGGGCGACCCCAAGTACGGGGCCGCGCCGCGCCGCCATGTGCCGCGGGGGGCTTACGCTCTGCCCGCCCCTGCCCGCGCCGGCGGAGCGGACAAAAAAAATCCGCAACCGGAAGGCCTGATGCTGCACGCCCTGCGCGTGACCATGCCATGCGGCCGCATTTTTTCGTGCCTGCCGTCCTGGGTTGGCGAACATGCGCTGACCGACTTGCCCGATCCTGTTGCGACCGCATCCGCCCCGCAGCACGGGGACGGGTGTGGGGCCTTCCCTTTGGCGGAACAAAGTGCTACTAATAAGTTTTTACGCCAGTAAAAGCCGTCATAAAACCCAACTGTCACTGGCCGCCAGGGCAATTTGCCCGGCGATGCACGCCAGACGCCGCAGATAGCACAGCGCTTCGTGGCGCTTTCCTTCTGTCGGAGCGCAAGGCCCCATGACGGCGCACTCCGCTTCACGCACGCAATCTCGCCTGGGCTGCCCAGGCGCACACTAAGGTATTCCCATGGCAGATACATTGCCCCGCGTCATTCTGGTGGGCCGCCCCAATGTGGGCAAGTCCACCCTGTTCAACAGGCTTATCCGCAGCAACCGGGCCATCACCCATGACCGGCCCGGCATCACCCGGGACCGCATGGACGGCGTAGTACGCCGCAGGGACACCCCGGTCTTTGGCATTGTGGATACGGGCGGCATCACCCTTGACGCCCATGCCGCCGTGGTGGAAGGCCCCGAGGGCATCCGCGGCTTTGAGCGCGACATACTTGCGCAAACCGAGGTGGCTCTTGTCAATGCCGCAGCCGTAGCCTTTGTGGTTGACGGACGCGACGGCCTGCTGCCGCTGGACGAGCACCTAGCGGCCCATATACGCCGCAAGGGCCTGCCCACACTCTGCGTGGTCAACAAGGTCGACGGCGTGGAACGCGAAGACGAGTACATGGCCGAATTCCACGCGCTGGGCTTTCCCCTGCTGGCGGTCTCCGCCGAGCACGGGCACAACATCACTGCCCTGGTGGAAGAACTGGTAGCAATGCTGCCCGAAAAGACCTCCACCGAGCCACCGGCCCCGCCGACCCTCAAGCTGGCCATGCTGGGCCGCCCCAACGCGGGCAAATCATCGCTCATCAACGCCATTTCGGGCACGAAGCGCATGATCGTTTCCGACGTGGCGGGCACCACCCGCGACAGCGTGGACGTGCGCTTTCGTCACGGCGACCGCGACTACGTATTTGTGGATACGGCCGGCGTCCGACGCCGCACCAAGATTACCGACAGCGTGGAAAAATACTCCGTCAACTCGGCCATCAAGTCGAGCACCAAGGCCGACGTGACCCTGCTGACCCTCGACGCCGCCGAAGGCGTGAGCCAGCAGGACAAGCGCCTCATGGACATGCTCAATACACGCAAGACGCCCTTTATGGTGCTGATCAACAAATGCGACCTGGCCCCCCGCGAATCGCTGGACAGGCTCAAAAAGAACGTGGCCGAGATGCTGGCCTTCTGCCCGCATGTGCCGATTTTGAACGTCTCCGCCCTCAAGGGGACGGGGCTGAAAAAAATTCTGTCTCTGGCGGCGCAGATTCACGAAGAATGCAGCATGCGCGTCCCCACTGGCAAGCTCAACCGCGCCATGGAAGAAGTGCTCGACAAGCACCAGCCCCCCGTGGTCAAACGCGTGCGGGCCAAGTTCTTTTACCTTACCCAGGCAGAAACCGCGCCGCCGACCTTTGTGTGCTTTGTGAGCGACGCCGACCGCGTGCCCGAAAGCTATACCCGCTATCTCGAACGCGCGCTGCGCAAGATATTTGGCATCACCCATGCCCCCATGCGCCTGCACCTGCGCTCAAGCCACAAGAAAAAATCAGAAAAATAGCAACAACAGGGGGCCAGCCTGACAACAGGCTGGCCCCTAACTGAACAGCGCCGACGCGCGCGGCAAAAAAAGCCCCGGACAAGCCGGGAAAAAATATGCCCGCAGGCAAACATACTGTTATGTAATGGCGGAGACGTATAGGGGTCGAACCTACCACAGACCGCAAGGCCTGCCACCGGTTTTGAAGACCGGGCGCCACACCGGTGACGAAACGTCTCCGCATGGGCGCACCATAGGGTAAAAGCCCGCCGCCCGCA is from Desulfovibrio desulfuricans and encodes:
- the der gene encoding ribosome biogenesis GTPase Der, which encodes MADTLPRVILVGRPNVGKSTLFNRLIRSNRAITHDRPGITRDRMDGVVRRRDTPVFGIVDTGGITLDAHAAVVEGPEGIRGFERDILAQTEVALVNAAAVAFVVDGRDGLLPLDEHLAAHIRRKGLPTLCVVNKVDGVEREDEYMAEFHALGFPLLAVSAEHGHNITALVEELVAMLPEKTSTEPPAPPTLKLAMLGRPNAGKSSLINAISGTKRMIVSDVAGTTRDSVDVRFRHGDRDYVFVDTAGVRRRTKITDSVEKYSVNSAIKSSTKADVTLLTLDAAEGVSQQDKRLMDMLNTRKTPFMVLINKCDLAPRESLDRLKKNVAEMLAFCPHVPILNVSALKGTGLKKILSLAAQIHEECSMRVPTGKLNRAMEEVLDKHQPPVVKRVRAKFFYLTQAETAPPTFVCFVSDADRVPESYTRYLERALRKIFGITHAPMRLHLRSSHKKKSEK